The Yersinia intermedia genome window below encodes:
- the ptrA gene encoding pitrilysin translates to MHKQFARIMGIFFLLGLLAPLSWAAAPAWQPLAEAIHKSEHDLRKYQAIKLPNGMTVLLVSDAQAPKSLAALALPVGSLEDPNNQLGLAHYLEHMLLMGSKRFPEPGSFSEFLKKHGGSHNASTASYRTAFYLEIENDALVPAVERLADAIAEPLLDPINADRERNAVNAELTMARSRDGMRMAQVNAETLNPAHPSARFSGGNLDTLKDKPDGKLHDELLSFYHRYYSANLMVGVLYSNQPLDQLAQLAADTFGRIPNREAKVPPITVPAVTPDQTGIIIHYVPAQPRKQLKIDFRIENNSAEFRSKTDTYVSYLMGNRSKDTLSDWLQKQGLADAINAGADPMVDRNGGVFSISVSLTDKGLAKRDVVVAAIFDYIKMLQKDGIKQSYFDEIAHVLNLDFRYPSITRDMDYIEWLVDMMLRVPVAHVLDAPYLADHYDPKAIAARLAEMTPENARIWFVSPEEPHNKVAYFVDAPYQVNKISPQEMKDWQQLGENITLNLPALNPYIPDNFTLIKADKNIIRPQNVAEQPGLRVFYMPSQYFADEPKADITLAFRNPHALDTARHQVLFALTDYLAGLSLDELSYQASIGGISFSTAPNNGLYVSANGFTQRMPQLLTTLVEGYSSFTPTEDQLVQAKSWYREQLDVAEKGKAYELAIQPAKLLSQVPYSERNERRKLLDTINVQDVLTYRDSLLKQSALKVLAVGNMTAQQVTELAESLKKQLASTGTTWWTGEDVVVEKAQLANMERLGSSSDAALAAVYVPTGYTEIDGMAHSALLGQIVQPWFYDQLRTEEQLGYAVFAFPMSVGRQWGLGFLLQSNSKQPDYLYQRYLAFYPQAEKRLREMKPADFEQYKQGLINQLLQRPQTLEEETSRYSNDFNRNNFAFDSREKMIAHVKQLNSTALADFFQQAVIKPQGLALLSQVKGQGQTAGGYAVPKGWTTYPTTSALQATLPQKVLVP, encoded by the coding sequence ATGCATAAACAGTTTGCCCGCATCATGGGTATATTTTTCTTATTAGGTTTGCTGGCACCTCTGAGTTGGGCCGCAGCGCCTGCATGGCAACCACTGGCAGAAGCTATTCACAAAAGTGAACATGATCTGCGTAAATATCAGGCAATAAAGCTGCCTAATGGTATGACCGTGTTGCTAGTTTCTGATGCGCAAGCACCTAAATCCTTGGCGGCATTGGCGTTGCCTGTCGGGTCATTGGAAGATCCTAATAACCAGTTGGGTTTAGCTCATTATCTGGAACACATGTTATTGATGGGTTCTAAACGTTTCCCAGAACCAGGCAGTTTTTCTGAGTTTCTGAAAAAGCATGGCGGTAGTCATAATGCTAGCACTGCTTCTTATCGAACCGCCTTTTATCTTGAAATTGAAAATGATGCATTGGTACCGGCCGTTGAGCGTTTAGCCGATGCTATTGCAGAACCTTTATTAGACCCTATCAATGCTGATCGTGAACGTAATGCGGTCAATGCTGAATTGACGATGGCCCGCTCGCGTGATGGGATGCGCATGGCGCAAGTTAATGCCGAAACGCTTAATCCTGCTCACCCTAGTGCGCGGTTCTCGGGCGGTAATCTTGATACGCTCAAAGACAAGCCTGATGGCAAATTACATGATGAGCTACTGAGCTTTTATCATCGTTACTACTCAGCCAATTTGATGGTGGGGGTGCTGTATAGTAATCAGCCTCTGGATCAATTAGCACAGTTAGCGGCTGATACCTTTGGCCGGATTCCGAATCGGGAGGCAAAAGTTCCTCCAATTACGGTACCTGCTGTAACACCGGACCAAACCGGTATTATTATTCATTATGTTCCAGCCCAACCTCGTAAACAGTTAAAAATAGACTTCCGTATTGAGAATAATAGTGCGGAATTTCGCAGCAAAACAGATACCTATGTTAGCTATTTGATGGGTAATCGCAGTAAAGATACGTTGTCCGACTGGCTACAAAAACAGGGGCTGGCAGATGCTATTAATGCCGGTGCCGATCCAATGGTAGATCGCAATGGAGGGGTATTCTCTATTTCGGTATCACTCACGGATAAAGGTCTGGCCAAACGTGATGTGGTGGTAGCCGCTATCTTTGATTACATCAAAATGTTGCAAAAAGATGGCATTAAACAGAGTTATTTCGACGAGATAGCCCATGTTTTGAATCTGGATTTCCGTTATCCCTCAATCACGCGGGATATGGATTACATCGAGTGGCTGGTGGATATGATGTTGCGAGTACCTGTCGCACATGTACTTGATGCGCCCTATCTGGCGGATCATTATGATCCCAAGGCTATTGCTGCCCGGTTGGCTGAAATGACGCCAGAGAATGCGCGGATCTGGTTTGTCAGCCCTGAAGAACCTCACAATAAAGTAGCCTATTTTGTTGATGCTCCTTATCAGGTCAATAAAATTAGCCCACAAGAGATGAAAGACTGGCAACAACTTGGGGAGAATATCACCCTGAATCTACCGGCACTTAACCCCTACATCCCAGATAACTTTACTCTGATCAAAGCTGATAAAAATATCATCCGGCCACAGAATGTCGCGGAACAACCGGGGTTACGGGTGTTTTACATGCCAAGTCAGTATTTTGCTGATGAACCGAAAGCCGATATCACGCTTGCTTTTCGCAATCCACATGCGTTGGATACCGCCCGCCATCAGGTGCTCTTTGCCCTGACTGATTATCTGGCAGGTCTTTCACTTGATGAGCTGAGTTACCAAGCCTCGATCGGCGGGATCAGTTTCTCAACCGCGCCTAACAACGGTTTGTATGTCAGTGCTAATGGTTTCACACAGCGGATGCCGCAATTGCTAACCACGCTGGTTGAAGGTTACTCCAGCTTCACACCAACAGAAGATCAATTAGTGCAGGCTAAATCTTGGTATCGCGAGCAGTTGGACGTGGCCGAGAAAGGCAAAGCTTATGAACTGGCAATTCAGCCAGCTAAACTGTTGTCTCAGGTTCCTTATTCCGAACGCAATGAACGGCGCAAATTGCTTGATACTATCAACGTGCAAGATGTGCTGACTTATCGTGATAGCTTGCTGAAACAATCCGCGCTGAAAGTATTGGCGGTGGGTAATATGACGGCTCAGCAGGTTACCGAACTGGCAGAATCGTTGAAAAAACAGTTGGCTTCAACGGGTACCACTTGGTGGACCGGCGAAGATGTTGTTGTTGAGAAGGCTCAACTGGCCAATATGGAACGGCTTGGCAGCAGTTCTGATGCTGCACTGGCAGCAGTCTATGTTCCCACCGGCTATACAGAAATTGACGGTATGGCGCACAGTGCTTTGCTGGGGCAAATTGTTCAACCGTGGTTCTATGATCAGCTACGAACCGAAGAACAACTCGGTTATGCGGTATTTGCCTTCCCGATGTCGGTTGGTCGCCAGTGGGGGCTGGGGTTCTTGTTGCAAAGTAACAGCAAACAACCTGATTACCTGTATCAACGCTATCTTGCTTTCTATCCGCAGGCTGAAAAACGCCTGCGTGAAATGAAACCTGCTGATTTTGAACAATATAAACAAGGGTTAATTAACCAGTTACTGCAACGACCACAGACCTTGGAGGAAGAGACTAGCCGTTACAGTAATGATTTCAATCGTAATAATTTTGCGTTTGATAGCCGCGAGAAAATGATTGCTCATGTGAAGCAACTTAACAGCACTGCATTAGCTGATTTCTTCCAGCAAGCAGTGATTAAACCGCAAGGTCTGGCTCTGCTTTCTCAAGTTAAAGGTCAGGGGCAAACGGCGGGTGGGTATGCGGTGCCTAAAGGATGGACGACCTATCCGACAACATCTGCCTTGCAGGCGACCCTGCCGCAGAAGGTACTGGTTCCATGA
- the recB gene encoding exodeoxyribonuclease V subunit beta: protein MTSMTPQRLEPLTLPLYGERLIEASAGTGKTFTIGVLYLRLLLGLGARAAFSRPLMVDEILVVTFTEAATEELRGRIRDNIHGLRIACVRGVSDDLMHKALLAEIGDLNEAAAQLLAAERQMDEAAIYTIHGFCQRMLSNNAFESGILFEQTLLQDEQPLRRQACADFWRRHCYPLPLAVARAVSQEWSGPEALLKDLSTYLQGETPKFRQAPGDDETILSRHQQIVVQIDAVKAQWRAVAHELEALISASGVDKRSYSSRYLPNWLEKVGIWAVQETGDYQLPKELEKFRQSILFEKTKKGAAPQHSVFSAIDSIFEQPLTLRDLILARAISEIRTSVQQEKRQRAELGFDDLLSKLDAALQQPGGELLAQSIRTRYPVAMIDEFQDTDPQQYRIFHTLYGNQSECGLLLIGDPKQAIYAFRGADIFTYIRARSEVSAHYTLETNWRSSFPMVQSVNRLFSSVEVPFLFEQIPFIKVAAAEKNSRLSFEIKGKKQPAISFWLQPGEGVGVSEYQQLMARQCASQIRDWLVDGQKGLAQLVTTAGSRPVQASDITILVRSRAEAALVRDALSALAIPSVYLSNRDSVFDTAEAKDLLWLLQAVLAPEQERALRSAMATGMLGLDAQMLDALNHDERAWDTLVDEFDGYRQHWQRRGVLPMLREIMAQRHLAENLLATPGGERRLTDLLHLGELLQEAASQLDSEHALIRWLAQQIAQPNHQSDNQQLRLESDRHLVQVITIHKSKGLEYPLVWLPFVGNFRQQQDVLYHDRHSFEALLDLNADEESQSLAEEERLAEDLRLLYVALTRAVYHCSIGIAPLIKGGRKKQGESDMHLSALGYLVQHGQAGDAQYLADKLAELTASSGGDIAVLLAERPDATAWQPRPEILPELAARQFNRQMHDFWRVTSYSGLQQHGSKSQALNIPLQELLPRLDSDAVGEQAPIAAADLTPHTFPRGAAPGTFLHDLLEPLDFSQPIEPDWLAEQLQQQGFGEQWSPMLYQWLSDIMHVPLNDTGVTLAGLTPDSKQAELQFYLPIDTLLRANQLDALIKHYDPLSRQCPVLDFQQVRGMLKGFIDLVFCWQGKYYLLDYKSNWLGEDSSAYTAQLMAQAMAEHRYDLQYQLYTLALHRYLRHRLGNYDYQRDFGGVIYLFLRGVDKQHPGNGIFSCRPELGLIEGMDCLFSGNEVVLLSGHESGTAQADEDSSR, encoded by the coding sequence ATGACATCAATGACTCCCCAGCGGCTAGAGCCGCTGACGCTCCCTTTATACGGTGAGAGGCTGATCGAAGCCTCTGCCGGTACTGGTAAGACATTTACCATTGGGGTTCTTTATCTGCGATTGCTGCTTGGTTTAGGCGCGCGCGCCGCGTTTAGTCGCCCGCTAATGGTAGACGAAATCCTGGTGGTGACCTTTACTGAGGCCGCAACTGAAGAGTTGAGAGGGCGAATTCGCGACAATATCCATGGGTTGCGTATTGCTTGCGTGCGGGGAGTCAGCGATGACCTAATGCATAAGGCTTTATTAGCCGAAATTGGTGATCTGAACGAGGCCGCAGCACAGCTACTTGCTGCTGAGCGTCAGATGGATGAAGCTGCAATTTATACCATTCACGGCTTTTGTCAGAGAATGCTGTCTAATAATGCTTTTGAATCTGGCATTTTGTTTGAACAAACATTGCTTCAGGATGAACAGCCCTTACGCAGACAGGCCTGTGCCGATTTTTGGCGGCGTCACTGCTATCCGCTCCCGTTGGCTGTGGCACGCGCAGTCAGCCAGGAATGGAGTGGGCCTGAGGCATTGCTCAAAGACCTTTCCACTTATTTGCAGGGGGAAACACCAAAATTTCGGCAAGCGCCTGGTGATGATGAAACGATACTCAGTCGGCATCAGCAAATAGTTGTGCAAATTGATGCTGTCAAAGCGCAGTGGCGTGCGGTGGCTCATGAGTTGGAAGCGTTGATTAGCGCATCAGGCGTTGATAAGCGTAGCTACAGCAGCCGATATTTACCTAACTGGCTAGAAAAGGTTGGGATATGGGCAGTGCAGGAGACCGGCGATTATCAGTTGCCTAAAGAGTTGGAAAAGTTTCGCCAATCGATACTATTTGAGAAAACCAAAAAAGGTGCGGCCCCACAACACTCGGTGTTCAGTGCAATAGACAGTATCTTCGAACAACCTTTGACGCTAAGAGATCTGATTTTAGCTCGCGCAATTAGCGAAATACGAACATCTGTCCAGCAGGAGAAACGGCAGCGGGCGGAATTGGGCTTTGATGACTTGCTCAGTAAATTGGATGCAGCATTACAGCAGCCAGGTGGCGAGTTGTTAGCTCAATCTATTCGCACCCGTTATCCAGTAGCAATGATTGATGAGTTTCAGGATACCGATCCCCAGCAATACCGTATTTTCCACACGCTTTATGGTAACCAAAGTGAGTGTGGTTTATTACTGATTGGTGACCCTAAACAGGCTATTTATGCCTTCCGTGGTGCAGATATTTTTACCTATATTCGCGCTCGCTCAGAAGTAAGTGCCCACTATACGCTAGAGACTAATTGGCGCTCCTCTTTCCCGATGGTTCAATCAGTAAACAGGCTTTTTAGTTCGGTTGAAGTTCCTTTTCTGTTTGAACAAATCCCCTTTATCAAGGTGGCGGCTGCTGAAAAAAATAGCCGTCTATCTTTTGAAATTAAAGGGAAAAAGCAGCCAGCTATCTCTTTTTGGCTGCAACCGGGGGAGGGGGTTGGGGTTAGTGAATACCAACAATTGATGGCCCGGCAGTGCGCCAGTCAAATCCGTGACTGGCTGGTGGATGGGCAGAAGGGGTTGGCGCAGTTAGTGACAACGGCAGGCTCCAGACCGGTTCAGGCATCTGATATTACTATTTTGGTTCGTAGCCGGGCAGAGGCTGCTTTGGTCCGCGATGCACTGAGTGCTCTGGCTATCCCATCGGTTTACTTGTCCAATCGCGACAGTGTGTTTGATACGGCGGAAGCCAAAGATCTATTGTGGTTATTGCAGGCTGTGCTGGCCCCAGAGCAGGAGAGAGCCTTACGCAGTGCGATGGCAACTGGGATGCTGGGATTGGATGCACAGATGTTGGATGCATTGAATCACGATGAGCGCGCCTGGGATACGCTGGTCGATGAATTCGATGGTTATCGTCAACATTGGCAGCGCCGTGGTGTGCTTCCTATGCTGCGGGAAATTATGGCACAGCGCCATTTAGCTGAAAACTTGCTGGCGACCCCTGGTGGAGAACGCCGGTTGACAGATTTGCTGCATTTGGGGGAGCTACTACAAGAGGCTGCATCACAACTTGATAGTGAGCACGCACTAATCCGTTGGCTGGCACAACAAATAGCGCAACCAAATCATCAGTCGGATAACCAGCAATTGCGTTTGGAAAGTGATCGCCATTTGGTTCAGGTGATTACAATTCATAAATCAAAAGGGTTGGAATATCCGTTGGTTTGGCTCCCTTTTGTCGGTAATTTCCGTCAGCAGCAGGACGTGCTATATCACGATCGTCATAGCTTTGAGGCTCTGCTTGATCTGAATGCTGATGAAGAGAGCCAGTCTTTGGCGGAAGAAGAGCGGTTGGCAGAAGACTTACGGTTACTCTACGTTGCTCTAACCCGTGCGGTTTATCATTGCAGTATCGGTATTGCACCACTGATTAAAGGCGGGCGGAAAAAACAGGGCGAAAGCGACATGCACCTTAGCGCTTTAGGTTATTTGGTTCAACATGGACAAGCTGGCGACGCGCAATATTTGGCTGATAAGTTGGCCGAGCTAACCGCTTCTTCTGGCGGTGACATTGCGGTCTTACTGGCGGAACGTCCTGATGCTACAGCTTGGCAGCCTCGGCCTGAAATTTTGCCAGAACTCGCCGCACGTCAGTTTAACCGACAAATGCATGACTTTTGGCGGGTTACCAGTTATTCCGGCCTACAGCAGCATGGTTCTAAATCGCAGGCTCTGAATATCCCTTTACAGGAGCTATTACCACGGTTAGATAGTGATGCCGTCGGTGAACAAGCACCCATCGCCGCAGCCGATTTAACGCCCCATACCTTCCCCAGAGGGGCCGCACCGGGGACTTTTCTGCATGATTTACTTGAGCCATTAGATTTTAGCCAACCTATTGAACCGGACTGGCTAGCGGAGCAATTGCAGCAACAGGGTTTTGGCGAGCAATGGTCGCCAATGTTGTATCAATGGCTAAGTGACATTATGCATGTCCCCCTTAATGATACGGGCGTAACCTTGGCGGGATTGACGCCGGATAGCAAGCAGGCGGAACTACAGTTTTATTTGCCAATCGATACCTTGCTACGCGCTAATCAATTAGATGCCTTAATCAAGCATTATGACCCGCTCTCACGCCAGTGCCCGGTGCTAGATTTTCAGCAAGTCAGAGGGATGCTTAAGGGCTTTATTGACTTGGTATTCTGCTGGCAGGGTAAATATTACTTACTAGATTACAAATCTAATTGGCTAGGGGAAGACAGCAGCGCTTATACCGCACAATTGATGGCTCAAGCGATGGCTGAGCATCGTTATGATCTGCAATATCAGCTATATACCTTGGCTTTACATCGCTATTTACGTCATCGTTTAGGCAATTATGACTATCAACGTGACTTCGGTGGTGTCATTTATCTCTTCTTGCGTGGTGTCGATAAACAACATCCAGGTAACGGCATATTTAGTTGTCGTCCTGAACTGGGGCTGATTGAAGGAATGGATTGTTTATTCAGTGGCAATGAGGTTGTTCTACTTTCAGGTCACGAAAGTGGTACTGCTCAGGCAGATGAGGATTCATCAAGATGA